In Gimesia benthica, a single window of DNA contains:
- a CDS encoding PDZ domain-containing protein yields MRSRTSTMKAPQNFNHRVTNTRMNQNSFSKMQHKGSPLQPRTSMKQVHSQFNNKKPGNTFTRPTRKPFTGIGSTKPKPFPKPLDPGIGNGKPGNGGITPPKPGMGAPKPRPRPRPPVGNGPPKPRPSKPMPHKPGQGNGHHNGNHNGHHNGHHNGHHNGHNHGHHGNHHWHNHRPRFSWWWYNYCTPLRNCVPGNYQYCNYVYPTCDYVAPNGVVVEDVRWFLGLKGMMLPGKGIGVETVAENSPAAAVGMQPGMVITKCNGVVITDNEVFGQVIAQSGGVLEMELLESIEGEPLQATVQMTQLPAASF; encoded by the coding sequence ATGCGATCCCGAACATCAACGATGAAGGCTCCTCAGAACTTCAACCACCGTGTCACAAACACGCGGATGAATCAGAACTCGTTTTCCAAGATGCAGCATAAGGGTTCTCCCCTGCAGCCACGCACTTCGATGAAACAGGTTCACTCCCAGTTCAACAACAAGAAGCCAGGCAACACTTTTACTCGCCCAACCAGGAAACCGTTCACAGGCATCGGAAGCACCAAACCCAAACCGTTCCCGAAACCTCTCGATCCGGGTATCGGTAACGGCAAACCAGGCAATGGCGGAATCACTCCTCCGAAACCTGGCATGGGAGCTCCCAAACCACGACCTCGTCCTCGGCCTCCCGTTGGCAATGGTCCTCCAAAACCACGGCCTTCCAAGCCCATGCCTCACAAACCAGGTCAGGGCAACGGACACCATAATGGAAACCACAATGGACATCATAATGGTCACCACAATGGACATCATAACGGACACAATCATGGTCACCACGGAAACCATCACTGGCACAACCATCGTCCTCGCTTCTCCTGGTGGTGGTACAACTACTGCACACCACTGCGAAACTGCGTGCCCGGTAACTACCAGTACTGCAACTACGTGTATCCAACTTGTGACTATGTCGCTCCCAACGGAGTGGTTGTGGAAGACGTTCGCTGGTTCCTCGGTCTGAAAGGAATGATGCTGCCCGGCAAAGGGATTGGCGTAGAAACAGTCGCAGAAAATTCACCTGCCGCTGCTGTCGGCATGCAACCGGGAATGGTGATCACGAAGTGCAACGGCGTTGTTATCACCGACAACGAAGTGTTCGGCCAGGTCATCGCTCAGTCAGGTGGTGTACTGGAAATGGAACTGCTGGAATCCATCGAAGGCGAGCCACTTCAGGCAACCGTTCAGATGACTCAGCTGCCCGCAGCCAGCTTCTAG
- a CDS encoding 6-bladed beta-propeller, with protein MMKKCLRSIAVAVVCCLAVPVMAGEKVEPVRMGSGIMTFDTVPGWGFDEQGRSVLGPTHGGVVVDKEGNIYTSAKLGVFVFSPDGKVVRRFLGDEYSNIHDIEIRDEPEGEFIYGARNVAGEGIKFHAETGDIVLKLPFPKESGLNLKKFAPTAITVAPNGDIILSDGYASNYIFKFDKDGKYKSHFGKKGNGLKEFNTAHGMTLDTRYNPPRLLICDRNHQPKGRLVHYDLDGNYIEEVITGLGMPTSVAIQGDYVSVPDLHGRLVILDKTNTIVAVLGNNEDPKTHRNFNVPQDQWREGIFSGTHGSYWDKEGNLYVQDWNVSGRLMKLVRVK; from the coding sequence ATGATGAAGAAGTGCTTGCGTTCAATTGCGGTAGCTGTGGTCTGTTGTCTGGCAGTGCCGGTGATGGCGGGAGAGAAGGTCGAACCGGTGCGGATGGGCAGCGGTATCATGACTTTTGATACCGTGCCCGGCTGGGGGTTCGACGAACAGGGGCGTTCCGTTCTGGGCCCCACCCATGGCGGCGTGGTTGTCGACAAAGAGGGAAATATCTACACAAGTGCCAAGCTGGGTGTGTTCGTCTTCTCACCCGACGGGAAAGTAGTGCGCCGTTTTCTGGGAGACGAGTACTCAAACATTCACGATATTGAAATCCGGGATGAACCCGAAGGGGAATTCATTTACGGTGCCCGCAACGTGGCCGGGGAAGGGATCAAGTTTCACGCCGAGACGGGAGACATCGTTCTCAAACTGCCGTTCCCGAAAGAGTCCGGACTGAACCTCAAGAAGTTTGCCCCGACTGCAATTACCGTCGCCCCCAATGGAGACATTATTCTCTCAGACGGTTACGCCAGTAATTACATCTTCAAGTTTGATAAAGATGGTAAATACAAATCCCACTTCGGTAAGAAGGGGAACGGCTTGAAGGAATTTAACACCGCACACGGGATGACGCTGGATACGCGATACAATCCGCCCCGCCTGTTGATCTGCGACCGTAACCATCAGCCCAAGGGCCGCCTGGTGCATTACGATCTGGACGGGAACTACATCGAAGAAGTAATCACCGGACTGGGCATGCCGACTTCAGTCGCGATCCAGGGAGATTACGTTTCGGTTCCCGACCTGCACGGACGGCTGGTCATTCTGGACAAGACCAACACCATCGTCGCCGTACTGGGTAACAACGAAGATCCGAAAACGCATCGCAACTTCAACGTCCCCCAGGATCAGTGGCGCGAGGGCATCTTCAGCGGCACTCACGGTTCCTACTGGGACAAAGAGGGCAACCTCTACGTGCAGGACTGGAATGTTTCCGGCCGACTGATGAAGCTGGTGCGGGTGAAGTAA
- a CDS encoding BPL-N domain-containing protein, producing MRSTIKFRCANFFILCLACLPITVQAEEQTAETKLVRVAVFDYLDKESNGPRNLKQFLTPANGFKYQVVRPAEIRNGVLKDFDVLIMPGGSGSKQSKALAPEGRKAVRQFVQNGGGYVGICAGAYLASSHYQWSLGVINARVWDRQHWARGAETVEIGLTPAGQQVLARGPKSYKVRYQNGPLLVPDNQQHLPGYEVLARFETEVARNGAPAGAMVGTHAIIRSKFGAGRVICYSPHPEAQDGPKSLVASGVYWAAQVD from the coding sequence ATGCGTTCTACTATTAAATTCCGTTGTGCGAATTTCTTCATCCTGTGTCTGGCCTGTCTGCCGATCACAGTTCAGGCAGAAGAACAGACAGCTGAAACGAAACTGGTTCGAGTCGCGGTGTTTGACTATCTGGACAAGGAATCAAACGGCCCGCGTAATCTGAAACAGTTCCTCACGCCAGCCAATGGTTTCAAGTATCAGGTCGTCCGTCCTGCTGAAATTCGTAACGGCGTACTCAAAGACTTTGACGTCCTCATCATGCCCGGCGGCAGTGGCAGCAAGCAGTCGAAAGCACTGGCCCCGGAAGGCCGCAAAGCGGTCCGCCAGTTTGTCCAGAACGGCGGTGGTTATGTGGGGATCTGCGCCGGGGCCTACCTCGCCTCATCGCATTACCAATGGTCGCTGGGAGTAATCAATGCCCGCGTCTGGGATCGCCAGCACTGGGCCCGAGGCGCTGAAACCGTTGAAATCGGTCTTACACCCGCCGGACAACAGGTCCTCGCCCGCGGTCCGAAAAGTTACAAAGTACGCTACCAGAACGGGCCACTGCTGGTCCCCGACAACCAGCAGCACCTCCCGGGCTACGAAGTTCTGGCGCGTTTCGAAACCGAAGTGGCCCGCAACGGCGCCCCCGCCGGAGCGATGGTAGGCACTCATGCCATCATCCGTTCCAAATTTGGTGCCGGTCGCGTGATCTGTTACAGTCCTCACCCGGAAGCTCAGGACGGTCCGAAATCACTGGTCGCCTCCGGAGTCTACTGGGCCGCCCAGGTGGACTGA